The Acidobacteriota bacterium DNA window GTGCCATGTGGGGGGCGTCGTGATACCGGATGGCGTCGACGACGAGGGACGGGACGCTCCAGTTGGCCAGCAGGTCGGCTCCCACGCGCGGCGACAAGGGGACGACCGCCCGCACCACGGTTTCCGCCGGCATCGGCTCGCAGCGGCCCTCCTCGACGAGGGCGGCGTACGCACGGACCAGGAGCGGCTCCCCGATCGCGTGGAGCAGCCCGGCCAGGAACGCCTGCTCGTCGGTCGCCTCCGCCCGCTTCGCGAGGTGACGCGCCGCAGCGGCGACGAACAGGGAACGGCGCCAGCACGAGGTGAGGTACGCCTGCAGCTCCGGGATGGGACAACGGAACATCGCTTTGCCCGCCACGCCGACGACCACGGCCACCACCATGTCCGTTCCCAGTCGCGCGATGGCCCGATCGAGGTCCGTCACCTCGCTCAGGCCGGCGTAGCGCGCCGAGTTCGCCACCTTGACGATGTTCGCGGCGAGCGACGGATCGAGGGCGATGACACGGGCGAGGTCCTGGGCATTGTGGTACGGGCGCCGCGTGACCTGCTGAACCTTGGTGGCGACCTCCGGCATGACCGGCAGGTCCACGCGCCCCTCGGCGACCTCCTGCTCCAGCAGCGCGGTCAGTTGCTCGGCGGTGTTCGCCAGCGTTCCGGAAGTCTCCACGGGACCGATCCTCCGCCGCCCCCCCCTGGGGAATCTAGGACGCGCGCGGGGTCCCGTCGACGGCTCAGAGGGCCGCGCTCTCGCGGCTCCGTGCCGCCTTCCGGCGGCGGTGGAGGCGGCGGCCGCACCAAGGACATCCCCGCCAGCGCGGGGAAACGCCCCAGCCGCACCCGGGACACGGGACCTTGAACTCGATGTCCCAAGAGAGGCTCTCCCGGCAGTGGGGACAGAACCGGGCGTACAGCGGCACGGCCTGCCGGCACGAGGGGCAGCGGCCACGGCACTCGCACGGATCCTTGCCGCGGCGCGGCCGGAGGAACTCCGTTCCGCACCACGCGCAGTAGTTCCAAGTCGGGCTCCGCTCCCACGAGCAGCGCGGACAGCGCCCCGGTAGGCGGTCCGACCAGACGAGCCGCTTCCGGTCGGCACACTCGGGGCAATAGCGCATGTGGGTGATCAGGTCGGTCCCGCACCCGGCGCAGATGCGCCGGATGTCGTAGTAAGCGTCGAGGAGCTGCTCGAGGTTCCGCCCCCGCCTCCGGATCGGAATCTCGGCGAGCGCTCGCCGGAAGGCCGCCATCGAGGCGAACCTCCGGCGCGGGTCGCGCGCCAGGGCCCGGAGGAGCACCGGGCGGAGCGGTTCCGGGACGCCGCTCATCTGCCGAGCCAGCCGGCGGCGGTCGAGCCGCAGGATCCGATAGGCGATGATCGCCGTCTTCGCCTCGCCCCACGGGACCTTGCCCGTGAGCATCTCGTACAGGACGACGCCGAGGGCGAAAATGTCGGTCCGCTGGGTGGCGTGGCCGCGCATCTGCTCCGGGGGCATGTAAGCCAGCGTTCCGGCGCCCGACCCCGTCTGAGTCGACAGTCCGAGATCGCGCGCGATTCCGAAATCGCACAGGATCGGCCGCTTCGACCGTCGTTCCACGATGATGTTCGCCGGCGTCAGATCGCGGTGGACGAGGCCCTGCTCGTGGATCGCTTCGAGCGCCTGGGCCAGCTCGATCGACAGATCCACCGCCACGGCGACGGGGAGCCGCCGGTGGAACTCGAGCAGGTCGGAGAGGGTCGGCCCCTCGAGGAAGTCCATGACGAGGTACAGCCGGCCTCGTTCGTCCTCGCCGACCTCGTGCACCCTGACGACACCCGGGTGGGAGATGTACCTCAGCCCGCGCGCCTCGCGCAGGAGCGATTCGTCGCCCATGCGGTTGGCGACCTTGACCGCCCGGAGCTCTCTCGTGATCCGGTCCCGGCACAGAAAGACGCGCGCGAATCCGCCGGCGCCCAGCTCGTTCAGGATGCGGTACCTTTTGTGCGCGTCGACGTATCCGCCCTGCACCGTACCAACCTCGTCCTCGACCGGCCCCTCCGGCTCACCCGCGCCGGACCTCCAGCCGCGTGCGCAGCCTGTCGGCCGCGGCGTTCAAGGCGATCACCGTGAGTCCGAGGAGGGCGCCCGGGAACGTCGTGACCCACCACGCCTCGAACAGCACGTCGCGGCCTTCGTTCAGAATGTTACCCCACGACGGCAGGGGCAGCGGCACGCCGAAGCCGAGGAAGGACAGCGACGCCTCGAGAAGCACGAAGGGGCCGATCCGCAGCCCGGCCGCCACCGCCAGCGTGCTCAGGGCGTGGGGGAGGAGGTGGCGGAACGCGATCCGGGCCGGACCCGCTCCGGAGGCTCGCGCGGCCACGACCATCTCCGACCGAGCCAGCGCCCGGGCATCGGCGCGGACCAGCCTGGCCAGCGAGGGCCAGCCGGTCGCGGCGATCAGGAGCGTGAGTCCCACGGGGCCGGTCCGCACGGTGGCGGCGAGCGCCATCACCAGCACGACGCGGGGGAAGGCGAGAAGGGTGTCGCCGAGTCGGGACAAGGCGGCGTCCACGAAGCCGCCGGCGAGGGCCCCGCCGAGGCCGATCACCGCCCCGAGGAGCGCCGCGCCGGCGACGCTCCCCATTCCGATGAGCAGCGAGGTGCGGCCCCCGGCGAGGAGGCGGGCGGCGAGATCGCGACCGAGCCGGTCGGTGCCGAGGGGGTACCACAGCGTGCGCACGACCGGCCGCCCGTCCGGTCCGACCTCGAGATCGCGCAGCGGGAGGCGCCGCCATCGCGGCCCGCGCCGGTACAGCACCTCTTCTCCCTCGACTCTCCAGCCACCGGCGATCCCCGCTCCCGCCGCCCCGCGTCCCGCCACCGGAACGATCCGGCCGTCCCGGCGCACCAGCGCGGGGACGCGCGACCCGGGAGGAAGCAGTCGCAGCGCGGCCGGATCGGGCGAGCCGAAAGGATCGAGCGGGAGGAGGGAGGGAGCGACCAGGATGCCGCCCAGAAGGGCGAGCACGCCCCACAGCCCGACCGTCCGGGGGACCATCCGGGGCGGGCTCATCGTCCCCTCGGCTCCGGGGCCCGCCACCGCGGGTCGAGCCATGCCGAGAGCAGATCGGAAAGGGCCGCTCCGGCGACGACCAGCACGGCGATCATCGCCAGGCCCCCGAGGGCCAGCGGCACGTCGCGGGAGGCCAACGCCTGCTGGTGGACGCGGCCCAGCCCCGGCCAGGAGAAGACGACCTCCACCACGACCGCGCCCCCGACGAGGGAGGGCAGGGAGAGCCCGAGGAGCGTGACGGCCGGATGCAGCGAGCCACGCAGGGCGCGGAGGAGGATCCGCCCCGGCCCCAGGCCCAGGGCCCGAGCCGCTCGCACGTGCGGAGCCGAGAGCTCGCGTCCCAGGGCGGCGGCATGGTGACGCGCCACCGGGGCGGCGCCCGGGACACCGAGAACGAGGCACGGAAGAAGCAGGTGCCGGAGGAGGTCGAGCGCGCCCCCGCCTCCCGGATCGTGCATGTGGGACGCGGGGAGAAGGTCGAGGCGCCATGCGAAGAGGTAGACGGCCAGGAGCCCGAGCCAGAAGGGGGGGAGCGCGTCGAGCGCCGGGAGCCACCTGTGGACGAGGGCGGCGGTGGCGCCGCGGGGGCGCACCGCGGCCCGGGTTCCGGCGGCGAGGCCGATGGCGAAGGCGAGGACGATCGCCGACCCGGTGAGCAAGACGGTCGGGCCCAGGGCGTCGATCAGAACGTCGCGGACGGGACGCTGGTGGCTGATCGACACCGCGAGGTCGCCGCGGAGGGCGTGTCCGAGGAACGCCAGGTAACGCTCGAGCGGCGGGCGGTCGAGGCCGAACGCCTCGCGCAACCGCGCGCGGTCCGCCGCCGAGAGCGTCGGATCCTCGGCCCAGCCGGCCTCCCCGGGCGACAGCTCGAGCAGCGCGAACGCGACCGTCACCACGAGGAGCACCGTGAGGGCGCCCCCCGCCGTCCTCCTCAGCAGGGCGACGATCAGCGGCCGGGCTCGAGCCACCAGTGTTCCACCCCGGCGAGATCGTCGTTCGCCAGCATCGACTCGACGCCGTGCACCCGGCGGCTGACCCCGGTCAGCCGCATCGCCCGGAACAGTATCGTGTACGGCTGCTGGGCGTGGAAGACCGCCTCCCACCGGTGCCAGAGTTCGGCCCTCCGCTTCGGGTCGAGCGTTTCCGTGGCCTCGAGAGCGAGACGGTCCCCCTCCGGATCGGACCACGACCCGAAATTGTTGCCTTCCGAGCCGCAGGCGCGGGCCGTCAGAAGATCGGCGATGTCGGTTCGCAGGGAGGTCAGCCAACCACCGATCCACGCGTCCATCTCGCGCCTTGCGATCAGCGGATAGAACGCGGAGTTGTCGACGGGACGGACCGTCACGGCGATCCCCAGCCGGGCCAGGTCCCTCTGGATCATCACCGCCGCATCCCGGCGCGTGCGGTTTCCCGCCTGCACGAGGAGTTCGAAGGCGAAGTCGCGGCCGTCCTTTTCGAGGGTGCCGTCGCCGTCGCTGTCCCGGAACCCCGCATCGCGGAGGAGCGCCTTGGCCCGGTCCGGATCGAACGGCCAAGGGGCGAGGTTCGGGTCGTGGTCGGGAAGCGGTGCCAGGATCGGCGACGCCGGAACCTCTCCCTCCCCGAGCAGCACGGTATCGACGATCGTCTCCCGATCGATGGCGAGCGTGAGCGCCTTGCGGACGCGTGCGTCGCCGAACAGAGGGTGGGGATGCTCGCGCGCCAGCCGTGCCACCTCCTCCGGATCGTCCGGGCAGTGGGACCGGCCTTCCCGGTCGCACCACCGGAGCCGGGCCGCGCGGTAATCCCGGTACGCCGCGGGGTCGAGCACGTTCCACCCGACGTACGTGTAAGCGGGCCGCGGCCTTCGCACGACCATGAGGTCGGCCCGCCTCGCCACCTGGGCGGCGGCGTCCGGAGAGAGGGCCAGGGCGAGGTGAATGTCGCCGGAGAGCAACTGCGCGAGCCGGGCGGCGGGATCCGGGACGACGCGCAGCACCAGGCGATCGAGCCACGGCAACTGAGGATCGGCGTAGTACGCGTCGTGCCGCTCGAGGACGATCTCCTGCGGGTCCGCGGACTCTCCCAGCCGGAACGGACCGGCGGCCGGGAGCTCGCGGTTCCAGTCGATCTCGCGCCAGGTGTCGAACGGCCTCTCCCGGAGCGAGCGCGGGAGGATGTGGAGATCGTTGGCGTCCATGACCATCCCCGGGTAGGCGCGGGTGAAGTGGAACACCGGCGTGGCGTCGTCACGGCACTCCACGCTCTCGACGAACCGCTTGATGGAGGCGGCGCGCCAGGCGATCTTCTCGGATGTCTGGACCTCGAAGGTGAACGCCACATCCTCGCAGGTGATCGGATCGCCCGTCGTCCACCGGCCGCTCCGCCGGAGGTGGAACACGAGCGTCCGCCCGTCGTCCTCCGTCTCCCAGCGCTCGGCGAGAAGGGGAAACAACCCCGCCTCGTGGCGATCGTCCGGAAGGCGTTCCTCGGCGAGTCGCGGGAGGACGCGGTTCGCCACCAGGAGCGACGCGGAGCTCCGTGCCAGGTAGATGTTCAGGGAATCGGGGGCCGCCGGGATGCCCACCACCAGGGTTCCCCCGGCCGCCGGTTCAGGGGAGTCGGATTCCGGTCGCGAACAGGCGGCGGCGACGGCTGCGAGCAGCAGGCAGGCCCCTGCACGCGCCAGCGTTCGAACACCGTGTCTGTCGACGGTCCTCACGAGCCCTCCCATCCAGGGGTTATTTCCCCCGTCAACCTCGGTCTCCGGCGGGGGAGGGACCAGCCCTTCCCGCCGGGCCGGTCCCGGCCGGCAGCACGATCGTGAATCGCGCCCCGCGGCCGGGCGCCGTGTCGATCTCGAGGCGGCCGCCGTGGGCGGCCACCGCTTCGCGCACGATCGGCAGGCCGAGCCCGCTACCTTCCCTCCTCGTCGTCGCATCCGGCTCGAGGAGTTCCGCCACCTTCTCGGGGGCGATTCCCGGCCCGTCGTCCTCCACCGTGATCCGGACCTCGTCGGCGTCTCCTTCCCACCGCACCTGCACCCGGCCCCCGCGCGCCACGGCGGCCAGCGCGTTGTCGACGAGATTCACGACGGCGCGCCGGAGCAGCCGGGGGTCGGCCATCACGTCCGGCAGCCGGTCGGGCCCCTCGAGGTTGACGCTGACGCCCTCGGGGGGCGCGAGGAGGTACGGGGAGAGCCACTCCCGGATGCGGGAGGGCAGATCGACCGGCTCGGGGCGCGACACGAGCAGGCGGGCGTAGTCGGAAAAATCGCCGGCGGTTTCCCGGAGGACGGCCACCTGTTCGGCGATGGTCCCGAGAAACCGGTCCAGGACCTCCGGGAGCCGGGGATCCCGGCTCTCCCGCAGGCTCCGCACGTGATCCACCATGAGGCTGATCGGGGTGAGAGGATTCTTGATCTCGTGAGCGATCCGGCGCGCCATCTCGGCCCACGCCACCAGCCGCTCGGAGCGGACCGCATCGGTGAGGTCCTCGACGACAAGGAGCCGGGATGGATCGCCCGCGCCCGCCGGCCCCGGCAGGTCGACGGCCTCCAGGCGGTACACCGCCGTTTCGCCCGCCTCCCGGCGCGTCACCCGTTCCGTTTTCGCGCCGCCGGCCCGCGCGAGGGCGGCGGCGGCGCTCCGTAGCGGTCCCCCGGATTCCGGCAAGGGCCATCCCGGTTCCGCCCCGAGAAGCTGCCGCGCCTGGGGATTCGCGGCCCAGACGACCCCGCCGGGCGAGAGCGCGACGACGGCCACCGGGATGCTCTCGATCAACGCCTCCATCGCCGCCCGCCGTCGCTCCAGGGAGCGCTGCTGCCGGTCGAGCGATTCCGCCATCGCCCGCAGGGCACGGGCGAGTGCCCGGGTTTCCGCGTAGCCGGTTTCCGGAACGGGCACGTCGAATCGACCGGCCGCGATGCTGGAGGTGGCCCTCTCGAGCTGGGAGAGCGGGCGGACGAGCCGGCGCGTGGCCGGGACGAGAAGGGCGCCCGCCAGTGCGACGAGCAAACCGGCGCTCACCACCAGAGCGCGGTCCACTCCCACGACCTCCGCTTCGAAGCGCCGTTCGGCGCCGCGGAGCGGAACGGAGAGGACGCCGGCCTCCATCTCCCCCGGAGCCCGGTACGGGCCGTGCGCCACCAGCGGGCCGGTCGCGAAGGCGGGTTCGAGCAGAAGCGGGACCCGGCTCACGGCGATCGCGCGTTCGATGTGGCCCGGGAGCCGGGAGGGCCACAGCCCGGCGCGGGTGAGGTCCGGGCGGCTGGTGGCGACCAGCTCACCGTTCTCCCAGGCGAAGAGGTCTTCGCCCAGCTCCCGGGCGATCCAGGAAGCGATGGCGTCCCTCTCGTCGCGGCCGCCGAGCAGCCACGCGCTCTTCCCCTCGACGGCGAGGAAGTCCTCGAGAAGTCGGCGAGCGATGCGCGCGGCGCTGGCGCCTTCGGAGGTGAGCTGGTGCTGCGCCTGCCGCCGCGCGGCGGCCCTCCCGGCGGCCCCGAGGACGAGCAGCGGAAGGAGTCCGGCCGCCACGAGGGAGACGGCGAGGTGCGTGCGGAACTCGCCGGCAAGCCGGGCGAGCCGCGACACGGTCCGGCCGACGACGCGGCGCGGCGCGGCCAGGAGCGCGCCGACGCACGCCCATGCCGCCGCCAGTGCCCCGTACCACAGGCCCCAGCCGAGGGCGATCGCGGCCAGCGTCAGCCCGTCGGGGGGCACGAGCACCGCCGTCACCGTCCCGGAAGCGTCGGGCATCTCGTACAGCCACGCGGGGCGGCCCTTCAGGCGGGCCAAGCGCCATCTCGCGCGTGTCGGGGGTGCCCGCGGTGGGGCGGGCGGGGCGTCCAGTTCGGCGCCGAGCTGGCGGCCCGCCTCGTCGAACCAGGCCAGACGGGGCTCCAGGACGGGATCGGGTAGCACGCGCGGGGGGCGGGGACCGGAGCGGGCTCGGAGGAGAGGATCGTCCCCGCGACGGCCGGGAAGGTTGCCCGGAGCGACGAGCACCCCTGCCACCCAGCTCCCCCCGTCGGGGCGGAGCGATTCGACCGTCAACAGCGTCACCGTTCCGCTGATGCGCTCGAGTTCCACCAGACGCGGCCCGTCGATCCGGTGGGGGAACGGGCCGGTCGCTTCCGGATCCCTGCTCACGAGGCGCGATCGCGGGGCGACCGGAGGCAGCCCGGAGACGAACGCGTCCGACGGGACGTCCGGTTCCCCCGGCCGGTACTTCCACACGCCCGAGGCCAACCCGTCTCGGCCCAGGGGCGAACGCCACCACAGGTCGATCGCATCGCGATCGGGAGCGAGGACCTCGGCCTGTGGTGGCGGGACCGCGAGATCCAGCGTTTCCATCAGGTCGCGGGTCCACAGCCGCTCGCGCTCGCGCAGCGACCGGGCCAGACCTCGCTCGGTCCGACGGCGGGCTGCCGGAGTCAAGCAGGCGGCGTGGACGGCCCCCGACGCGATGCCGGCAGCGAGGCCGGCCGCGGCGAGGGCGACCGCCGGACGCGCCCCGCCGGCCCGGAACGCGAGCAGGAGTCCCGCCCAGGTGGACCCGCCGAGCGCCAGCGAGCCCCACCAGTCCACGCCGAGCAGGCGCGACAGGCCGGTGAACCGGGCGCTCGCCGTGGGTGGGCCGCCTGCGGCCAGCGTGCCAGCTCCGGTCGCGAGCAGTCCCGCCAACGCCAACATCACCCCGGCGGCCAAGGCCGACCGGCGGATCCACGCACGGCGTCCCAGGGGGACGGAGGCGGCCACCCCCACCAGGGCGAGCATCGTGAGCGCCGCTCCCGCCGGCTCCCGGAGCAGAAGCGACCCCCAATCCCGCGGCCCGACACTCGGCGGTGCGAGGACCAGGAGCAGGCGCGCCAAGGGAAAACGCCACCACCCACTCCCCGAAACCAGGGCGAGCCCGGCGAGCACCGCGGCTCCGCACCAGGCGGCGCGACGCCGCCGGGTGTCCGCACGCCGGGCGGCGAGTTCCGCGGCCGGCGGCATTCCGAGGCTGGCGAGGCCGGCGCGCCTGGAACCGGGAACCATGAGCGGGACGAGGGACCAAAAGGCCACCTGCGGCCCGCCCGGCCCGGAAGGACCGAACCGGGCTCGCACGCCCTCCCCGATCGATTGCCAGCGGACGCGCACCGTGACTCCCGCCGGGACCGCCCGGGCCATCTCCCCGGCGTCCGGTTCGGGCGGGAGCGGCCGCTCCGCGGCGACGATCAGCCCCGCCCCCGGGGGACCCGCCGCCCGCCGCGCCACGAGGAGCCGCAGCGCCAGCCCGCGCCTCAGCACCAGAACGGCCGGGGGGCTATCGAGCGCCCGGAGGAGCACCTCGCGCTCCGCCGGCGTCAACACGGTCGTCCATCCCGACCAGACGTGGGTCGTCGCCGCGTCGGCGGAGAGCACCTCGAGACCGGTTCCCGGTCCCAAGCCCCGCTGCCGGCGTTCCACCCAG harbors:
- a CDS encoding ABC transporter permease; its protein translation is MARPAVAGPGAEGTMSPPRMVPRTVGLWGVLALLGGILVAPSLLPLDPFGSPDPAALRLLPPGSRVPALVRRDGRIVPVAGRGAAGAGIAGGWRVEGEEVLYRRGPRWRRLPLRDLEVGPDGRPVVRTLWYPLGTDRLGRDLAARLLAGGRTSLLIGMGSVAGAALLGAVIGLGGALAGGFVDAALSRLGDTLLAFPRVVLVMALAATVRTGPVGLTLLIAATGWPSLARLVRADARALARSEMVVAARASGAGPARIAFRHLLPHALSTLAVAAGLRIGPFVLLEASLSFLGFGVPLPLPSWGNILNEGRDVLFEAWWVTTFPGALLGLTVIALNAAADRLRTRLEVRRG
- a CDS encoding HAMP domain-containing protein, which translates into the protein MATLRATSPDSRGIRTVRLAATRILPAAALAAALAPGRHWGLAALGLAVPALVAVAAGSRRLGPRDSLAALAFLLAAAVPALPDLRPPGEPADLLPVATAEIERVWHRWVDRLDRAVSDPPPAGGGYTWVERRQRGLGPGTGLEVLSADAATTHVWSGWTTVLTPAEREVLLRALDSPPAVLVLRRGLALRLLVARRAAGPPGAGLIVAAERPLPPEPDAGEMARAVPAGVTVRVRWQSIGEGVRARFGPSGPGGPQVAFWSLVPLMVPGSRRAGLASLGMPPAAELAARRADTRRRRAAWCGAAVLAGLALVSGSGWWRFPLARLLLVLAPPSVGPRDWGSLLLREPAGAALTMLALVGVAASVPLGRRAWIRRSALAAGVMLALAGLLATGAGTLAAGGPPTASARFTGLSRLLGVDWWGSLALGGSTWAGLLLAFRAGGARPAVALAAAGLAAGIASGAVHAACLTPAARRRTERGLARSLRERERLWTRDLMETLDLAVPPPQAEVLAPDRDAIDLWWRSPLGRDGLASGVWKYRPGEPDVPSDAFVSGLPPVAPRSRLVSRDPEATGPFPHRIDGPRLVELERISGTVTLLTVESLRPDGGSWVAGVLVAPGNLPGRRGDDPLLRARSGPRPPRVLPDPVLEPRLAWFDEAGRQLGAELDAPPAPPRAPPTRARWRLARLKGRPAWLYEMPDASGTVTAVLVPPDGLTLAAIALGWGLWYGALAAAWACVGALLAAPRRVVGRTVSRLARLAGEFRTHLAVSLVAAGLLPLLVLGAAGRAAARRQAQHQLTSEGASAARIARRLLEDFLAVEGKSAWLLGGRDERDAIASWIARELGEDLFAWENGELVATSRPDLTRAGLWPSRLPGHIERAIAVSRVPLLLEPAFATGPLVAHGPYRAPGEMEAGVLSVPLRGAERRFEAEVVGVDRALVVSAGLLVALAGALLVPATRRLVRPLSQLERATSSIAAGRFDVPVPETGYAETRALARALRAMAESLDRQQRSLERRRAAMEALIESIPVAVVALSPGGVVWAANPQARQLLGAEPGWPLPESGGPLRSAAAALARAGGAKTERVTRREAGETAVYRLEAVDLPGPAGAGDPSRLLVVEDLTDAVRSERLVAWAEMARRIAHEIKNPLTPISLMVDHVRSLRESRDPRLPEVLDRFLGTIAEQVAVLRETAGDFSDYARLLVSRPEPVDLPSRIREWLSPYLLAPPEGVSVNLEGPDRLPDVMADPRLLRRAVVNLVDNALAAVARGGRVQVRWEGDADEVRITVEDDGPGIAPEKVAELLEPDATTRREGSGLGLPIVREAVAAHGGRLEIDTAPGRGARFTIVLPAGTGPAGRAGPSPAGDRG
- a CDS encoding ABC transporter permease — its product is MDRWLADLPANRHRRSSDGPRLRLGRQQFRVVVRSGGGPSRSRGHGNARPEAEGRTLAPVGGGLPRPAAVHDTVPGDAADRGQPPGARRRVDAGERRSRRGGTLVARARPLIVALLRRTAGGALTVLLVVTVAFALLELSPGEAGWAEDPTLSAADRARLREAFGLDRPPLERYLAFLGHALRGDLAVSISHQRPVRDVLIDALGPTVLLTGSAIVLAFAIGLAAGTRAAVRPRGATAALVHRWLPALDALPPFWLGLLAVYLFAWRLDLLPASHMHDPGGGGALDLLRHLLLPCLVLGVPGAAPVARHHAAALGRELSAPHVRAARALGLGPGRILLRALRGSLHPAVTLLGLSLPSLVGGAVVVEVVFSWPGLGRVHQQALASRDVPLALGGLAMIAVLVVAGAALSDLLSAWLDPRWRAPEPRGR